The following proteins are encoded in a genomic region of Maribacter hydrothermalis:
- a CDS encoding SDR family NAD(P)-dependent oxidoreductase, with product MSTEGKVAVITGATGGIGFAVAKRLGQDGYTVILNGIDDEGGAQRIKELTAEGITAEYLGFDVTNEEEVNKNIKAIGEKYGKIDTLVNNAGGLGGRSRFEEMTTEFYRSVMALNLDSTFFASRAAIPYLKKGDHPSIINYTSNAGWTAGGPGAGIYGTSKAGVHAITRALAKDLAEYGIRANAVSPGTIDTPFHAQIKATKPEVFASWANSIMLGRLGQPEDVAGVVSFLASKDAAFITAETIQIGGGQALGI from the coding sequence ATGAGTACAGAAGGAAAAGTAGCAGTAATTACAGGAGCAACTGGAGGTATAGGTTTTGCAGTAGCTAAAAGATTAGGACAAGATGGGTATACCGTTATCTTAAATGGAATTGATGACGAAGGTGGTGCTCAAAGAATTAAAGAATTAACTGCAGAAGGTATTACTGCAGAATATTTAGGATTTGACGTTACCAATGAAGAAGAAGTCAACAAAAACATAAAAGCTATTGGTGAAAAATATGGTAAAATTGATACGCTTGTGAACAACGCAGGCGGCCTGGGCGGTAGATCAAGATTTGAAGAAATGACAACTGAATTTTACAGATCGGTAATGGCTTTAAACCTAGATTCTACATTCTTTGCTTCAAGAGCTGCTATACCTTACCTTAAAAAAGGTGACCACCCATCAATTATCAACTATACATCTAACGCAGGATGGACCGCCGGCGGACCAGGTGCTGGTATCTACGGTACTTCAAAAGCAGGAGTTCATGCTATAACCAGAGCATTGGCAAAAGATTTAGCTGAATATGGTATTAGAGCAAATGCTGTTTCTCCTGGAACAATTGACACACCATTTCATGCGCAAATTAAAGCAACAAAACCAGAAGTTTTTGCTTCTTGGGCAAATTCTATTATGTTAGGTAGATTAGGACAACCTGAAGATGTTGCCGGCGTGGTTTCATTTTTAGCTAGTAAAGATGCAGCATTTATAACTGCTGAAACTATCCAAATTGGCGGTGGTCAAGCTTTAGGAATATAA
- a CDS encoding FadR/GntR family transcriptional regulator yields the protein MKLDTHINNEHQEIQNSIISQIGDLINFKNLEPGDKLPSERKLSEKFNVSRGNVRDAIDKLEFYGILYSKPQSGTFIADIGQVAMNGMLEDILRLEDPDFKSLVETRILLELKTVRLAARRRTDSDLLKMQEALEAYKEKVINNEDAVQEDLLFHLAIARASGNSTINRMMLIITPEIITNFEKYHVCDKDQSRKGIKEHQDIFDAIKEQNTQKAKEMMKVHFNVLYQYCYNI from the coding sequence ATGAAGTTAGATACCCACATAAACAACGAACATCAAGAAATACAAAATAGTATTATTTCTCAAATTGGAGATTTAATTAATTTTAAAAATCTAGAACCTGGAGACAAGTTGCCATCTGAACGTAAATTATCTGAAAAATTCAATGTCAGTAGGGGAAATGTAAGAGACGCTATAGATAAGCTTGAATTTTACGGTATTTTATACTCTAAACCGCAAAGTGGTACGTTCATAGCCGATATTGGACAGGTAGCAATGAATGGTATGTTAGAGGATATCCTTCGCTTAGAAGATCCCGATTTTAAATCATTAGTTGAAACCAGAATTCTTCTAGAACTTAAAACCGTAAGATTAGCTGCAAGAAGAAGAACTGATTCTGATCTATTGAAAATGCAAGAAGCACTAGAAGCTTATAAAGAAAAGGTTATCAATAATGAAGATGCCGTACAAGAAGATTTACTTTTTCATTTAGCCATTGCGCGGGCAAGTGGAAATAGTACAATTAATAGAATGATGTTGATTATTACACCAGAAATCATAACCAATTTCGAAAAATACCATGTTTGTGATAAGGATCAAAGCAGGAAAGGTATAAAAGAACATCAAGATATTTTTGATGCCATAAAAGAACAAAATACACAAAAGGCTAAAGAAATGATGAAAGTACATTTTAATGTGCTTTATCAATACTGTTACAATATTTAA
- a CDS encoding sugar kinase: MKKVVTFGEIMLRLAPEGFLRFSQANRFDAIYGGGESNVAVSLANYGVPVDFVTRLPKNDIGECAMMEMRKRGVGVDKIVYGGDRLGIYFLETGAVSRGSKVVYDRAHSSIAEIESGMIDWDAVFEGVEWFHWTGITPAISQGAADVCLEAVKAASAKGITISTDLNYRAKLWTFCDDAHREKIMSGLTEYCDVILGNEEDAEKHFGIHPEGLDVHKDGADVKAEAFLSVCKQMMKKFPKAKKVITTLRGSISASHNTWAGVLWDGEKMYETRQYQITDIVDRVGGGDSFMGGLIYGLLKYPKDDQNALDFAVAASCLKHTIKGDANLVTVSEVEKLMGGDASGRVAR, encoded by the coding sequence ATGAAAAAAGTAGTAACATTCGGCGAAATAATGCTTCGCTTAGCACCAGAAGGGTTTTTAAGATTTTCACAAGCAAATAGATTTGATGCTATTTATGGTGGTGGTGAATCTAACGTAGCTGTTTCACTCGCTAATTATGGTGTTCCTGTAGATTTCGTAACACGTTTACCAAAAAATGACATTGGAGAATGTGCAATGATGGAAATGCGCAAAAGAGGTGTTGGAGTAGATAAAATTGTTTACGGTGGTGATCGCTTAGGTATCTATTTTTTAGAAACTGGAGCTGTATCTAGAGGTAGTAAAGTAGTTTATGACAGAGCTCATTCATCAATTGCCGAAATTGAATCTGGAATGATCGATTGGGATGCTGTTTTTGAAGGTGTAGAATGGTTTCATTGGACAGGCATAACACCAGCAATTTCACAAGGAGCAGCAGATGTATGCTTAGAAGCTGTAAAAGCGGCTAGCGCAAAAGGAATTACAATTTCTACAGATTTAAATTATAGAGCTAAACTTTGGACATTTTGTGATGATGCCCATAGAGAAAAAATAATGTCTGGCTTAACTGAGTACTGTGATGTTATTTTAGGAAACGAGGAAGATGCCGAAAAGCATTTTGGTATTCATCCTGAAGGTTTAGATGTTCATAAAGATGGTGCCGATGTAAAAGCCGAAGCTTTCTTATCCGTTTGTAAGCAAATGATGAAAAAATTCCCAAAAGCTAAAAAGGTAATCACAACATTAAGAGGTTCTATTTCCGCATCGCACAACACATGGGCAGGTGTACTTTGGGACGGTGAAAAAATGTACGAAACTCGTCAATACCAAATTACTGATATCGTTGACCGTGTAGGTGGTGGAGATTCATTTATGGGAGGATTGATCTACGGATTATTAAAATACCCTAAAGACGACCAAAATGCATTAGATTTTGCTGTTGCCGCTTCTTGTTTAAAACATACCATTAAAGGTGATGCCAACCTAGTAACGGTTTCTGAAGTAGAAAAACTTATGGGCGGTGACGCCTCTGGTAGAGTTGCAAGATAA
- a CDS encoding RagB/SusD family nutrient uptake outer membrane protein, whose product MKTIYIVAVSMLLMTACENELDQTPPVELESSALTNYGGVLNAAYYYHTGVVTPQAVMGDFRADNITFDDEPPYPDFHTYNSDLGGLAVSEIFFRPFYSNLYKSILSANNVIENSDDATQIAEAQFLRGLSYFKLVVAFGDVTVNLSPTPDSSDLSILTRQPAATVYSDVIIPDLTNAIAGLDNSGLSSGRATKIAAQALLGKVYMYNNDFPNAKIALGNAVNAAAGAGVVLEPDFANVVTDESSEIIFATQISSSITNSATGTIFSGWFQGGDTKADEQNVTLSLIDAFEASSTNGGGTDLREALTIDVTARKGVKYTGGLDQDFIEIRLSDVILMYAEALNETSSPASEVLPLLDPIRTRAGLTSLTGTASSQADVRTAIAQERRVELAFEGHRWFDLVRTGNVDAAMGQSIDSNYYIFPIPPSEILSSAGVITQNAGY is encoded by the coding sequence ATGAAAACTATATACATAGTAGCAGTTTCCATGTTGTTAATGACAGCATGTGAGAATGAACTAGATCAAACACCACCTGTTGAACTTGAATCTAGTGCTTTAACAAATTATGGAGGAGTATTGAACGCTGCCTATTACTACCATACAGGTGTGGTAACACCACAAGCGGTAATGGGAGATTTTAGAGCAGACAACATAACGTTTGATGATGAACCACCATACCCAGATTTCCATACCTACAATTCAGATTTAGGTGGGTTAGCGGTATCAGAAATATTTTTTCGCCCGTTTTATAGTAATTTATATAAATCGATCTTAAGTGCCAATAACGTTATTGAAAATTCTGACGATGCTACGCAAATAGCAGAAGCTCAATTTTTAAGAGGATTATCATACTTTAAATTGGTTGTAGCTTTTGGAGATGTAACAGTAAACTTATCTCCTACTCCTGACTCTTCGGACTTGTCTATTTTAACAAGACAACCTGCAGCTACTGTTTACAGTGATGTTATTATTCCAGATTTGACAAATGCCATAGCTGGTTTAGATAATTCAGGATTGTCCAGTGGTCGTGCTACTAAAATAGCAGCTCAAGCATTACTTGGGAAAGTGTATATGTATAACAATGATTTCCCAAATGCAAAAATAGCACTTGGAAATGCCGTAAATGCTGCTGCCGGTGCGGGTGTAGTTTTAGAACCTGACTTTGCCAATGTAGTAACCGATGAGAGTTCAGAAATTATTTTTGCAACTCAAATATCTAGCTCAATTACAAATTCAGCTACTGGTACTATTTTTTCAGGTTGGTTTCAAGGTGGTGACACAAAGGCTGATGAACAAAATGTAACGTTAAGTCTAATAGATGCCTTTGAGGCAAGTAGCACCAATGGTGGTGGCACAGACTTAAGAGAGGCTTTAACTATTGATGTTACCGCTAGAAAAGGTGTAAAATATACTGGCGGACTTGATCAAGACTTTATTGAAATAAGATTGTCAGATGTTATATTAATGTATGCAGAAGCTTTAAATGAAACGAGTTCACCCGCTTCTGAAGTTCTTCCATTATTAGACCCTATTAGAACAAGAGCTGGTTTAACTAGTTTAACTGGAACAGCAAGCTCTCAAGCGGATGTTAGAACAGCAATTGCGCAAGAAAGAAGAGTAGAATTAGCCTTTGAAGGTCATAGATGGTTTGATTTAGTAAGAACTGGTAATGTTGATGCCGCAATGGGACAATCAATTGATAGTAATTATTATATATTTCCTATTCCTCCATCAGAAATTCTTTCGAGTGCAGGTGTAATTACTCAAAACGCCGGGTACTAA
- a CDS encoding response regulator transcription factor, with protein MFKKVLIAEDMEDINKGVFSLLTELGVSHIKQVQYCDDAYLKVKRAGLNEDPFDMVISDLSFKADHRSQTYTSGHSLVEKLRTDFPDLKIIVYSVEDRLQAVRTLFNQHHINAYVCKSRNGLKNLTIAINEIAQGNTYLSPEVSNAFSSENELEIDDYDISLLNYLSKGLSQDEISALYRKENISPASLSSIEKRLNKLRIQFNANNAIHLVAIVKDLGLI; from the coding sequence ATGTTCAAAAAAGTTTTAATTGCGGAGGATATGGAAGACATCAACAAAGGTGTATTTTCTTTACTGACCGAATTAGGGGTGTCACATATTAAACAAGTACAATATTGTGATGACGCATATTTAAAGGTTAAAAGAGCTGGCCTAAATGAAGACCCTTTTGATATGGTCATTTCCGATCTCTCTTTTAAAGCAGACCATAGATCACAAACATATACATCTGGACATTCATTGGTTGAAAAACTAAGGACTGATTTCCCAGACTTAAAAATCATAGTCTACTCTGTTGAAGACAGACTACAAGCTGTAAGAACACTATTTAACCAACATCATATTAATGCTTACGTGTGCAAAAGTAGAAACGGACTTAAAAACCTTACCATTGCCATCAATGAAATAGCTCAAGGAAATACTTATTTATCTCCAGAAGTTTCTAATGCCTTTAGTAGTGAAAATGAATTGGAAATTGACGACTATGACATTTCTCTATTAAATTATTTAAGTAAAGGCCTATCACAAGATGAAATTAGCGCCTTATATAGAAAAGAAAATATTTCACCTGCCAGTCTAAGTTCCATTGAAAAACGACTTAATAAATTACGTATTCAATTCAATGCTAACAATGCTATTCATCTTGTAGCAATAGTTAAAGATTTAGGCTTAATTTAA
- a CDS encoding bifunctional 4-hydroxy-2-oxoglutarate aldolase/2-dehydro-3-deoxy-phosphogluconate aldolase, producing MAQYSRIEVANVMKESGMVPLFYHPDIELGKKILQACYDGGARLMEFTARGDFAFEVFSELNKYAIKNLPGMIMGVGSITDAAAASYYMSIGANFIVTPSLREDIAIVCNRRKVLWSPGCGSLTEINKAEEMGCEIVKLFPGDLYGPGFVKGIKGPQPWTSIMPTGGVSTDEANLKGWFDAGVTCVGMGSKLISKEILANKDYAGLEALVKDTLAKIKKMRG from the coding sequence ATGGCACAATATTCAAGAATAGAAGTAGCAAATGTAATGAAGGAATCTGGTATGGTACCTTTATTCTATCACCCAGACATTGAATTAGGCAAGAAAATTTTACAAGCTTGTTATGATGGTGGGGCACGTTTAATGGAATTTACAGCTCGTGGCGATTTCGCTTTCGAAGTTTTTTCTGAATTAAACAAATACGCAATTAAAAATCTGCCTGGTATGATTATGGGCGTGGGATCCATTACAGATGCCGCAGCCGCATCTTACTACATGTCTATTGGGGCAAATTTTATAGTAACTCCTTCTTTAAGGGAAGATATTGCCATTGTTTGTAACCGTAGAAAAGTATTATGGTCTCCTGGCTGTGGCTCCTTAACAGAAATTAATAAAGCCGAAGAAATGGGTTGTGAGATTGTAAAATTGTTCCCTGGTGATTTGTATGGACCAGGTTTCGTTAAAGGTATTAAAGGCCCACAACCTTGGACAAGCATTATGCCAACTGGTGGTGTAAGTACGGACGAAGCTAACCTTAAAGGTTGGTTTGATGCAGGTGTTACTTGTGTTGGAATGGGTTCTAAACTTATCAGCAAAGAAATATTAGCGAATAAAGATTACGCTGGTTTAGAAGCTTTGGTTAAAGATACTTTAGCCAAAATAAAAAAAATGAGAGGATAA
- a CDS encoding MFS transporter, protein MKIKGLRWWVIGLIALATIINYIDRQALPVLWPDIAEELYPDKTNDERKGIYGIISVLFIFSYAFGQTIFGKIFDKYGTRLGFALSIGFWSIATALHAFAKGIVTLSIFRSLLGISEAGNWPGAAKANAEWFPTKERAFAQGLFNSGAAIGGIIAFPTIGLLSVYFDWKWIFILVGITGLLWLIPWWILVKSPPKNHPWISVEERTYILTGQKNHDEDGDGEPDDGYNPETGKMLKHKESWGVILASAALDPIWWLFIFWIPIYLNEVYGMDVKAIGFYAWVPYVGAMLGAWFGGLLAQNRIKVGWTVNKTRKFVITLGCVIMLPFLLLMANPGGPETAVIYMAVILFGFQTAIGNVQTLPSDLFGSKSVGTLSGLSGTAAKLGAAGLTALVPWLTSGGNYTPAFVIGAALAIITMASVWFLIPNIAPVKSKN, encoded by the coding sequence ATGAAAATAAAAGGATTAAGATGGTGGGTCATAGGCTTAATTGCTTTGGCTACTATAATCAATTATATTGATCGACAAGCGTTACCAGTTCTATGGCCTGACATTGCTGAGGAATTATATCCAGATAAGACGAATGATGAAAGAAAGGGAATTTATGGGATTATCTCAGTACTATTTATTTTTTCATATGCATTTGGCCAAACCATTTTTGGAAAAATATTCGACAAATACGGAACAAGGCTAGGGTTTGCATTGTCTATAGGTTTTTGGTCGATTGCAACAGCACTACATGCTTTTGCAAAAGGTATAGTTACATTGAGCATTTTCCGCTCTCTATTAGGAATATCAGAAGCGGGTAACTGGCCAGGAGCAGCAAAAGCAAATGCAGAATGGTTTCCAACAAAGGAAAGAGCATTTGCTCAAGGGCTCTTTAATTCTGGTGCAGCCATTGGAGGAATCATAGCCTTTCCTACGATTGGGTTACTATCGGTATATTTCGATTGGAAATGGATTTTCATATTAGTTGGTATAACGGGGTTATTGTGGCTTATACCTTGGTGGATATTAGTAAAATCTCCACCAAAAAATCACCCCTGGATATCAGTTGAAGAACGCACCTATATCTTAACAGGACAAAAGAACCATGACGAGGATGGAGACGGAGAACCAGATGATGGTTACAACCCAGAAACGGGAAAAATGCTGAAACATAAAGAAAGTTGGGGAGTTATTCTAGCATCTGCAGCTCTTGATCCTATTTGGTGGTTGTTTATTTTCTGGATACCAATTTACTTAAACGAAGTATATGGTATGGATGTGAAAGCTATTGGTTTTTATGCTTGGGTACCTTATGTTGGCGCCATGCTTGGAGCTTGGTTTGGTGGGCTTTTAGCTCAGAACCGCATTAAAGTAGGTTGGACGGTCAACAAAACAAGAAAATTCGTAATTACACTTGGATGTGTAATTATGCTTCCTTTCTTACTATTGATGGCAAACCCAGGCGGACCAGAAACAGCGGTAATTTATATGGCAGTCATTTTATTTGGTTTCCAAACAGCTATTGGAAATGTCCAAACATTGCCTAGCGATTTATTTGGAAGTAAGTCAGTAGGTACGCTTTCTGGCTTATCTGGTACGGCGGCAAAATTAGGAGCTGCTGGCCTTACAGCATTGGTTCCTTGGCTAACATCAGGTGGAAATTATACTCCAGCCTTTGTCATAGGTGCAGCGCTAGCTATTATAACAATGGCAAGTGTTTGGTTTTTAATTCCAAATATTGCACCAGTAAAAAGTAAAAATTAA
- a CDS encoding 6-phosphofructokinase — protein sequence MSKKSVLILCGGGPAPGINTVISTVAKAFLKDNYRVLGLHEGFKGLFDKNPKIKEFDFFHADRITSRGGSTLIMSRFKPKDEKLNTNLFIDNNVKLLVSIGGDDTASTANRITGFLKNEGISIANIHVPKTIDNDLPLPDRNPTFGFHSAKDEGVRIGNTTYEDARTSQNWFVMSTMGRSAGHLAFGIAASCHFPMMIIPEMFDRTSITFDKVVRLVISSMIKRKIEDIQYGVALISEGVFHNMPNSELDKCGITFTYDDHGHPELGNVSKAHIFNMLVQEKLKELNIDIKSRPVELGYELRCCRPIGFDLTLCTVLGLGVKKVFDEGKSGCMVTANSRGEITPLFLSEIQDENGKIAPRLVNINSEIVQLCYQNLFYIVENDYEDAKQYVDNPSAYDFNKILTEK from the coding sequence ATGTCTAAAAAATCGGTTTTAATTCTTTGTGGCGGCGGACCTGCACCTGGTATAAATACTGTTATCAGCACTGTAGCCAAAGCTTTTTTAAAAGATAATTACAGAGTTTTAGGACTTCATGAAGGGTTTAAAGGACTATTTGATAAGAATCCAAAAATTAAGGAGTTCGATTTTTTTCATGCTGATAGAATTACAAGTAGAGGTGGCTCAACTTTAATAATGAGCCGTTTTAAGCCAAAAGATGAAAAGCTAAACACTAACCTTTTTATTGATAACAATGTAAAACTGTTGGTTAGTATTGGTGGTGATGATACCGCATCTACAGCCAACAGAATTACAGGCTTTTTAAAAAATGAAGGTATTTCAATTGCTAATATTCACGTACCAAAAACTATAGATAACGATTTACCCCTGCCAGATAGAAACCCTACTTTCGGTTTTCATTCTGCAAAAGACGAAGGGGTTCGTATTGGCAACACCACCTATGAAGATGCACGTACCAGTCAAAACTGGTTTGTAATGTCCACAATGGGGCGTTCTGCTGGGCATTTGGCATTTGGTATTGCCGCTAGTTGTCATTTTCCAATGATGATTATACCCGAAATGTTTGACCGTACTTCAATTACTTTTGACAAAGTGGTCCGTTTAGTAATATCATCTATGATTAAACGAAAAATAGAAGACATACAATACGGGGTTGCATTAATTAGTGAAGGTGTATTTCATAATATGCCTAATTCAGAATTAGATAAATGTGGTATTACATTTACTTATGACGACCATGGTCACCCAGAGTTAGGCAATGTTAGTAAAGCCCATATTTTTAATATGCTTGTTCAAGAAAAATTAAAAGAACTTAATATTGACATTAAGAGTAGACCTGTTGAATTAGGTTACGAACTACGCTGTTGTAGACCAATAGGTTTTGATTTAACCTTATGTACGGTTTTAGGTTTAGGGGTTAAAAAAGTTTTCGATGAAGGTAAAAGCGGTTGTATGGTGACCGCTAATTCTAGAGGCGAAATTACACCTCTTTTCTTATCTGAAATACAAGATGAAAATGGCAAAATAGCTCCTAGACTAGTTAATATAAATTCTGAAATAGTTCAGCTTTGTTATCAAAACTTATTTTACATAGTCGAAAATGATTATGAAGATGCAAAACAGTATGTCGATAACCCTTCAGCATACGATTTCAACAAAATTTTAACCGAGAAATAA
- a CDS encoding LacI family DNA-binding transcriptional regulator translates to MNKKRTTLKDIAKELSISTAAVSKALNDDSRISTKTKKAVKKVAKALNYQPNHLASALRKGKSNLVGVIVPRTNSNFFSSVVENMEEVLNKAGYNIIITQSNESFDKECKNIDALLYTQVDGIIASMANETVDLSYYEKIKSYGIPLILFDRGENDLNVDYVGINDYESSHTIIEHLITQGCKRIAHIGGYRRTRIFNNRIRGYIDAIKKHNLPHDDELLIESSLTLEDGRCQMEKLLALKNRPDAVYVASDYAALGALQVLKERNIKVPEEIKLVGFGNEPFTSLVTPSITSISQHSDKIGKLAAETFLSYVEKDVVEQSLNKIILDSELIVRDSSK, encoded by the coding sequence TTGAATAAAAAAAGAACAACTTTAAAAGACATTGCTAAAGAGTTAAGCATTTCTACCGCTGCTGTTTCAAAAGCATTAAATGATGATTCTCGCATAAGTACAAAAACTAAAAAAGCAGTTAAGAAAGTTGCTAAAGCGTTAAATTATCAACCTAATCATTTAGCAAGTGCACTTAGAAAGGGGAAAAGCAATTTAGTTGGTGTTATCGTACCCCGAACAAATAGCAATTTTTTTTCTTCCGTTGTTGAAAATATGGAGGAGGTTCTTAATAAGGCGGGGTATAATATTATTATTACCCAATCTAATGAGTCTTTTGATAAAGAATGTAAAAATATAGATGCGCTTTTATACACACAGGTAGATGGCATTATAGCATCAATGGCCAATGAGACGGTAGATTTATCATATTATGAAAAAATAAAGTCATATGGTATCCCATTAATTTTGTTCGATAGGGGGGAGAATGATTTAAATGTAGATTATGTAGGTATAAATGATTACGAAAGCAGTCATACAATAATTGAACATTTAATAACGCAAGGTTGCAAGCGCATTGCACATATAGGTGGGTACCGAAGAACACGAATATTTAATAACAGGATACGAGGTTATATAGATGCTATTAAAAAGCACAATTTACCACATGATGATGAATTATTGATTGAAAGTAGTTTAACATTAGAAGATGGTAGATGCCAAATGGAAAAATTGTTGGCCTTAAAAAATAGACCAGATGCCGTGTACGTGGCAAGTGACTATGCTGCCTTAGGTGCTTTACAGGTTTTAAAGGAAAGGAACATTAAAGTTCCTGAAGAAATAAAATTAGTTGGGTTTGGTAATGAGCCTTTTACTTCTTTGGTAACGCCTTCGATTACAAGTATTAGTCAGCACAGTGATAAGATTGGAAAGCTTGCGGCAGAAACATTTTTAAGTTATGTAGAGAAAGATGTTGTTGAGCAATCTTTGAATAAAATAATTTTAGATTCAGAATTAATAGTACGTGATTCTTCAAAATAA
- a CDS encoding tetratricopeptide repeat-containing sensor histidine kinase, with the protein MKYTKVSFTLKILLFSFWWILIPKLIIAQTANDSSYYYHQQIINPVIPSDLPTGINFYIQKKKADLKAGDSISVINDLRLLAIGEFKIGNNFNSENYVVEALNFIQSMSTKDTLVNAKVGLYNQLGRIYGASNNPNEAIKTYNKALQIVVKLKDSVILLNNKANIYKEQLDYKNALTIYTLLHQKSQNNSDSYQKALVLDNLGYVQSKLNKPKALDNLKKALQIREDNNIITGQHASNKHLAEYYLDRKDTATALLYAEKVISLANKINSSSFKLDAISLMLRMDKNPLIHEYKKLTDSIANAKQIAENKNAFLKYNVAEEQGKTQASQLQQEIESRKRLAYQALALIIFLILIGSYFIYRNRYRKAKIEEIYKTETRIAKKVHDEVANDMYKIMASLENNSGIDKKVIDEIEKIYTKTRDISRENSAIDLREDFAIQLNDLLLGYKNNNVKIITRNLSKIPWNTIPEIKKTTIYRVLQELMTNMRKHSKASIVTLVFHKEGSKIHINYRDNGIGCNIFKKNGLQHTESRIASINGTITFESKHDDGFKASIII; encoded by the coding sequence ATGAAATACACTAAGGTTTCATTTACTTTAAAAATTTTGCTTTTTAGTTTTTGGTGGATTTTAATACCAAAGCTAATAATAGCACAAACCGCTAATGATAGCTCTTATTATTACCATCAGCAGATTATAAATCCCGTAATTCCGTCCGACTTACCTACAGGTATAAACTTCTATATTCAAAAAAAGAAAGCAGATTTAAAAGCAGGAGACTCAATAAGTGTTATTAATGACTTAAGACTTTTAGCTATTGGGGAATTTAAAATTGGCAATAACTTTAATAGTGAAAATTACGTAGTAGAAGCATTGAACTTTATACAGTCCATGTCTACAAAAGATACTTTAGTTAATGCTAAAGTAGGACTCTACAATCAGTTAGGGCGAATTTACGGGGCTTCTAACAACCCTAACGAAGCAATAAAAACTTACAACAAAGCATTACAAATAGTCGTTAAATTGAAAGACAGCGTAATTTTACTTAACAACAAGGCTAATATTTACAAAGAGCAATTAGACTATAAAAATGCTCTTACTATTTACACCTTACTGCACCAAAAGAGCCAAAACAATAGCGATAGTTATCAAAAAGCATTGGTACTTGATAATTTAGGATATGTACAATCAAAACTTAATAAACCAAAGGCTTTAGACAATTTAAAAAAAGCTTTACAAATAAGAGAAGACAATAATATTATTACGGGCCAACACGCCAGTAATAAGCATTTGGCAGAATACTACCTTGATAGAAAAGATACGGCAACAGCACTACTATATGCAGAAAAAGTTATTTCGCTAGCAAATAAGATAAATAGCAGTTCATTTAAATTAGATGCCATTTCTTTAATGTTACGCATGGATAAAAACCCTCTAATTCATGAGTATAAAAAATTAACTGACAGTATCGCAAATGCAAAACAAATCGCGGAAAATAAAAATGCCTTTTTAAAATACAATGTTGCAGAAGAACAAGGGAAAACCCAGGCTAGCCAATTACAACAAGAAATTGAATCTCGTAAGCGATTAGCATACCAAGCTCTAGCCTTAATCATTTTTCTAATTCTTATAGGCTCTTACTTTATTTACCGCAATAGATACCGTAAAGCTAAAATTGAAGAAATCTATAAAACGGAAACTAGAATTGCCAAAAAAGTACACGATGAAGTAGCTAATGACATGTACAAAATAATGGCCTCCCTTGAAAATAATTCAGGTATTGACAAGAAGGTAATCGATGAAATTGAAAAAATTTATACTAAAACTAGAGATATTTCAAGAGAAAACAGCGCAATTGACCTTAGAGAAGACTTTGCTATTCAATTAAACGATTTACTATTAGGGTATAAAAATAACAACGTTAAAATTATAACACGAAATCTATCAAAAATACCCTGGAATACTATTCCCGAGATTAAAAAAACTACTATTTATAGGGTCTTGCAGGAGCTTATGACCAATATGCGCAAGCATAGCAAAGCCTCTATTGTAACTTTGGTTTTCCATAAAGAAGGGTCAAAAATTCATATAAATTATCGCGATAATGGTATTGGTTGTAACATTTTTAAAAAAAATGGACTGCAACATACGGAATCCCGTATCGCTTCTATAAATGGAACTATTACTTTTGAATCTAAGCACGATGATGGCTTTAAGGCATCAATAATAATTTAA